One Scomber scombrus chromosome 1, fScoSco1.1, whole genome shotgun sequence DNA segment encodes these proteins:
- the LOC133978278 gene encoding CD151 antigen-like, protein MGAYEEKKATCGTICLKYLLFTFNFLFWLAGGFVMAVGVWTLVEKSDYISLLSSKTYAASAYILVLAGASVMVTGVLGCCGTFKEQRRLLRVYFVLLLCIFLLEILAGVLAYIYYQQLNEELKQNLRETMTQKYRQSTHEHITKAVDKLQQEFKCCGSNRSSDWSESVWIRSRDADGRVVPDSCCKTPTELCGRRDHPSNIYKVEGGCITKLGNFILDHLKIIGAVGVGIACVQIIGMVFTCCLYRSLKAEPY, encoded by the exons ATGGGGGCATACGAGGAGAAAAAAGCAACATGTGGAACCATCTGCCTGAAATACCTCCTGTTTACTTTCAACTTTCTGTTTTGG TTGGCAGGTGGCTTCGTGATGGCGGTGGGTGTTTGGACCTTGGTTGAGAAGAGCGACTACATCAGCCTTCTCTCCTCCAAGACCTACGCTGCCTCCGCCTACATACTGGTCCTGGCCGGAGCCAGCGTCATGGTAACGGGTGTGCTGGGCTGCTGTGGCACCTTCAAGGAGCAGAGGAGGTTACTGCGAGTG TACTTTGTCCTGCTGCTGTGTATTTTCCTGTTGGAAATCCTGGCCGGCGTCCTGGCTTATATCTACTATCAGCAG TTGAACGAAGAGCTGAAGCAGAACCTGAGGGAGACCATGACCCAGAAGTATAGACAGAGCACCCACGAACACATCACCAAGGCTGTGGACAAACTGCAGCAGGAG TTCAAGTGCTGTGGCAGCAACAGATCATCCGACTGGTCCGAGAGTGTTTGGATCCGCTCCAGAGACGCAGACGGCCGGGTGGTGCCTGACAGCTGCTGTAAGACTCCCACTGAGCTCTGCGGCCGCAGGGACCACCCCTCCAACATCTACAAGGTTGAG gGTGGCTGCATCACGAAACTGGGGAATTTCATCCTGGACCATCTGAAGATCATCGGAGCGGTGGGTGTCGGGATTGCTTGTGT